DNA from Lentibacillus amyloliquefaciens:
CACTGTAACTGCTAAAATGAATTTAATAGCCTTCATCATTCCTCCTCCTTTATACTGGGGGGCTGTCCCCATAGCCATCATGAAGTATCGTTTGATATTCCGCTATGAGAAGTTTATCGTTATTGGTGGAGCGGAATAATCACAATAAAGCGGGATTAAAAACAATCCTTTAAAAGAACAAGTATACGCATTCAATGACAACATTATCACATACATAAGGAGAGATCGCTATCGTGAAAAGTGAATTAATGGATATGCTTGAATCACGGAAAGAAGAAATGATTGAAATCCGCCGGCATCTGCATGAAAATCCGGAGCTATCGTTTGAAGAAGAAAACACCGCTAATTACATTGCTGATTTTTATAAAGGAAAAGATGTGGAACTGGAGCGGAATGTCGGGAATGGTTACGGCATTATTGTCACGATTAAAGGCGGCAAACCGGGGAAAACAATTGGACTCAGAGCTGATTTTGATGCACTGCCAATCACCGAAGAAGCGGATGTGCCATTTAAATCAAACAATGACGGTGTGATGCACGCATGCGCACATGACGGGCATACAGCCTATATGCTGGTGTTGGCAGATTGCCTCATCCAGCTGAAAGATCAAATTGCCGGTACCATTAAAGTCATTCACCAGCACGCAGAAGAACTGCCGCCTGGTGGTGCGAAAAGCATTGTGGAATCAGGTGTGCTTGATGATTTGGATCATGTATTCGGCACGCACCTGCTTCCAATGGGACCTGCCGGAGTTGTCGGCTATCACAGCGGCTTTTCCTTTAATGGAAGAACCTATTTCAAATTAAAGATTCAGGGAAAGGGCGGCCATGGTTCTTCGCCGCACACAGCCAATGATTCGATTGTCGCCGGGTCTCATTTTGTAACAGCAATTCAAACAATTGTCAGCCGGCGATTAAATCCATTGAATTCCGGTGTCGTAACGGTCGGTTCGTTTGACGGAAAAGGAACATTCAATGTGATTAAAGACGCTATTGAACTGGAAGGCGACATTCGGTACCCTGATGAAAACGTGCAAAACATCATCGAGGAGCAATTCAAACGCATTGTCAAAGGGATTGAACTGGAATTTGATGTTACATGTGACTTAACCTATACGGCTGATTATCCACCATTGTATAATGATCCCGAAGCAACAGCGAAAGTGGCAGAATGGCTGCAGAGCACGGATGATAAGGATATTAAGGAAGTGAAGGAATTTCCAAGATTGGCGCCATCCGAAGATTTTGCCTATTACCTGGAAAAAATCCCGGGCTCCTTCTTCTATATTGCCTGTACGCCAAAAGGGGTGGAGGACCCATACTTTAACCATCACCCGAAATTTGACATTGATGAAGACGCCCTGCTTGTCGCAGCAAAATCGGTCGGACAAGTGGCCTGCAGTTACTTTGATGTAGAATAACTTACAACACGAGGCTCTTTGCACAGCCAGCGGAACGGTTTTTTTCGCTGAATAAGAGCCAAAGCAGAATCGGACATTTACGGCAGTTTATCCCCCCACTTACCCTGCTTTGTTTTCATTCTCAGTCTTGAAGGGGGTATTACTGCCAGTTACATGGATAAATTGACGAGTGATGACACGAATCCTTCTGCCACTACAGATAATGTTGCCATTACGACTGCCAGCGTACTCATGCCCAGATTCGTCCAGATAAACACCTTAATTCTTGAGGCCCCGAGAGTTGCTATTGTACCAGCACCGATCTGGCTGCTAAACAATAGAGATGATAAAAAACAAACGCCGGTTGCTCCAAAGCGATCGAACATTCTTTTTATGCGAGGATTAATTCCCACGGGGCCCTTGGGCTCTTTATCGCTCTTGTGAAATTTATTCAATAGTATGTTGAAAAATTTGTTAATTTTAGCTCCAAAAAATACAAACAACAGAACACTCATTGCATTACCGAAAATCGCTACAATTAATGCTGCAAGAGGCGGAAAGTTGAAAACGACGATTGCCATTGGAACCGTTAAAAATACTTCCAGGAAAGGAACCATACTGGTAAAAAATATAAAAAGAATTTGAAGTATCACGTTTTCCATATAAAAACTCTCCCCTTGTCTTTATTAAGTCATTTGACCTAAAAACTATTATAATACAATTGACTTAAAAAATCAAAGGAGTTATCAAATGCCAAAAAAAATAGATCATGCTGAAAGAAAAGATCAAATTATCGAAGCGATGTTTCGCATCATTCATCATTCTGGTTTCGAAAATGCGACCTTACGCCAAATTGCCAAAGAAGCAGATTTATCCTTAGGATCTGTTCAACACTTTTTTCCCAAACAAAAGGATATCTATATGCTCGCAATGGACGTTATTTATGAAAGATTTGAGGAGAGAATGCAAAACGTCATACAAGAAAATGAAGGGGCATTTAAAAACGCTGTTCGCATGATTAAACAAATTGTTCAAGCTAATACAGAAGAAGAAAGAATGGAGAATGATATATGGATGAAATTTTCCATAATGGCAACGATGAACCCGGAATACCACGAGACGAAGGAAAGCTTACGAGAAGTAAACCTTAATTTTGCCAAAGATGTATTAAAAATGCTTTATGAGAATGCCTATATTAAAGATCCCGTCAATATTGACGACAGCGCAAATTCGTTAACAATATTCATCCACGGCCTTGTATTTGAATCTGTCATTTATGCCAATTTATACAACGCTCAAGTCATTGAAACAGAAATCAGAGAATATTTAAGAAGGATCTGTATATAAGGGGGTCTGTCCCCCACCATGCTAACACTTTAACGCGATGGGGGACAGACCCCTCTAAAGTTTTTTCAATGCATCTTCAATCTGTGTATCACCGGAGACCATTTCGAACGCTTTATGATACGCATTTGGTTCCTGAATGGCAGCGATCATGGTTTTGGCAACATCTGCACGCGGAATATTTTCAAACGGCACTTCATCCGCCACTTTAATTTTGCTTGTCCCGGCATCATGTGTCAGACCGCCTGGACGCACAATCGTATAATCCAACTCGGTGCTCGAGAGATACTCATCCGCTTCTTTTTTCATTTGCAGATAGTGCTGCATACGCTCATTGCCCTGTGCTAATGCCTGCACATCGCGTCCTGCACCGATACTGCTTAACATGACGAATTTTTTAATCCCTAAATTTTCCGTTGCTTTGATCAAATTGATGGCACCGTCGCGATCAACATCCGTTGTTTTCTCAGGACCTGTACTGCTTCCGGAACCTGCAGCAAAGATAACGGCATCCATCTCTTTGACAGCATAGCCGACATCACGTTCCAAGTCCGCGAGCACCGGCGTGCCGCCCAATTCCTCAATACCTGGCTTTTGTTCTTCTTTACGAACCATTCCGTATGGCTCATGACCATCCTCATTGAGACATTTTATAAGTAAACGGCCGGTATGTCCGTTTGCGCCAGCTACGAGTATTTTCATTTCAAATCGACTCCTTCATCAAAATATCATATACTGCTCCTATTGCCGCTAATCGATCCACCTAAACATGGGACACAGAGCTAACGGGTCTTCACATTCGGTTCGATCGTATGATAATAATCACCATGAGTATAAACATCATAAGAGCGATAATGGCTCCAATTTCAATGATTGGCAGTTCCCATATGACAGTGTTCTGGCCAACGAATGCCATACCGATAATCAACCCGGCCATGATAATGCTGAATGCAAGCATCAAAATACTGAATGCGATGCGGTTGCTGATTTTATCCAGTCGTCGCATGACTTCATTGACATGTTTGACGTTAATATCCAGGCCGACCCTTCCTTTTTTCAAAACTGACAATACATCCTTAACGTCAGTCGGCAGGTCTGTGAGAATGTCGACATTGTCGCTAATTGACCTTAGCGTGTTGCGAAAAATTTCATTTGGATGATATCGTTTCATCACTAGGCGCCGTGCGAAAGGCTCCGCTTCGTTCATCAGACTGAAATCGGGATCGAGTCTGCCGAGCACACCTTCCAGTGTCAGAATTGTTTTGCTGATCATCACCATCTCCATCGGTATTTTAATATGGTGATGATAAACGACCTCGAATATCCGAACGATAATCTGACCCAGACTGAGCTCGCGCAATTTGATACTTTCATATTGCATATGGAGTTTATCAAGATCACGCTGAAGGGCATCGATATCCGTCTTCTCATCGATGAGATCCATTTTGGAAAATGTTTTGACCATTGCCCTGCTGTCACCCTGATAAAGATTCACGATAATCGAGCCGAAATTCCGCTTCAGCTTTTCGCTCACATGTCCCGTCTCACCGAAATCCAGAAATGCGATGGTATTTTTAGGCAGGATATGGATATTACCCGAGTGCGGATCAGCATGGAAAAAGCCGTTTTGGAGAATCTGCTGCAGCATGGCATTAGACAACCGTTTTGCGATCAGCTGCCGGTCATATCCCGCTTCGTCCAATGCTTCGATGTCGGACACCTTGATACCCGTGACTTTTTCCATTGTCAGCACTTTCGACGTTGTCAGATCCCAGTAAATATCCGGAAATTTAACAAACGTCTGATCTTCAAATTGTTTCGCTATTTGTGCCCCGCTCCGTCCTTCCATTATATAATCCAATTCATTGGTCAATATATCGGACACTTCATCAATCATGTCACAAACGCGGTAACGCTTAGCCCAGAGCGTTCTTTCCTCGAGCATGTCGCCTATTCCGTGCAGTATTTCAAGATCGGTTTCCATCTTGGGTTTCAAACCCGGCCGCTGGACTTTTACAACAACATCTTCCCCGCTATGCAACCGGGCACCATGGACTTGCCCAATCGAAGCTGTTGCAATCGGCTCCGGATCGAAATAATCGAATAAATTGTCCAGGCTGTCATCGAGCTCAGTCTCCAGTGTATGCTGAACATGTTCAAAGTCGAGCACAGGTGCATGATCCAGCAATTTTTCCAATTCTGCCGTGATCTCATCCGGCAGCGTATCATAGCGGGTGCTTGCAATCTGCCCCAGCTTGATCGCTGTCGGCCCGAGCTCCTGCAGTGCATAACGGAGACGTTTACCAATGCTTTTCAAACTTGTATTGACATCCTCGGATTTTGCAACTTTGGCAAGCCCGCGATCTGCCAGACCCACCCGGAACAAAAAATGACTGAATCCGTTCTTCATCAGTGCATTCACAATTTCACGATACCGCTTCGTATGCCTGATTCGTCTTCCAAGCATGAATTCCTCACCCCCCTATTCCACCTTATAGAAGTTGTTAAAAAAGTCTGGTTAGATAACAACCTAATTCCCTGTTCTTAATTTGAGTTAAACACCGGAAAGATTTGATGATTAATTGAATGGTCATGTCATCACTATAATAGCAAAAATATGTCATGACAAATTTTCAAGCGGCCGTCTCATCTTAAAACAAAAAACCGCATTCAGAGTCGAATACGATTTCAATAATAAGTATATGCTCAATCCTGCAAATGAGCTTTGTTTAAATTTTCATCCGTCTTAGCGTTTCTCTCGAGATAATCCCTCCTTCTGATACAATCATACCGCAGGCAGTCCAGCCGTCATCATGCTGCCATGGAAGACCTGTGACTTTGCGTCCCCAGCTTTCGGAGGGTTCGCCTTTTACAAAAGGACCACACCTAATTAGATGCAGCCCCTCATTTAAAGAAAGTGGTTACGTTACTACAAATTCTGTTCTGCTGTGACCTTCCTTCGTTTTCATCACTTCAAGCCTTGCCGGGAAGATATTTTTCAATTCCTGCACGTGTGAGATAACGCCAATCATCCGGCCTGATTGTTGCAGGTCGATTAATGTATCGATTGCTTTATTGAGTGATTCTTCATCAAGCGTGCCGAAGCCTTCATCGATAAACATCGTATCAATCGCAATGTTGCCTTGGAAGCTCTGGATCACATCCGACATGCCGAGAGCAAGACAAAGCGATGCATTGAATTTTTCACCGCCTGATAATGTTTTGACATCGCGCCTCTGCCCAGTGTAAGCGTCATCCACATCAAGGGCGAGACCGCTCTGCTTGCCATGTGCTTCCTGGCGTTCGCTGCGTCTCAGGGAAAATTGCCCGTTTGACAGGCGTTTGAGCCGGATATTGGCAACATCAATAATCCGCTCCAAATATTCAATCTGCAAATAACGTTCAAATGAAATCTTTTGACTGTTCTGTCCGCGCAGCACATCATGCAAGTCGGTGATGACAGCGAGTTCTTTTTCATGTTCGGCTGCCTGTTCATGTGTCGTTTCTATGCTCTCCTTTATCGTGATAGCCTGATAACGGTAATCTTTGGATTGATTCAGCATCCGGTATGCCGCTTCGTAAGCTGTTTTTAGCATTTGCCGTTCTTCTTCCATTGCCGCAAGATCGACACGTTCTTTATCTTTCAATGCTTCAGCTAGATCATTCACCTGCTGTCTCTTGGCGGTCAGATTGTCATTGAACTGCCCGATCGTTTCTTTCAGTTCTTCCCGCTCTGATGACGACATTTTTGCTTGCTTGTAGGCGTCTTCTGATTCAAATTCCGCTTGTTCCAGTGCTTTTTGAAACTGCTGTTCAGCTTTACTGCTCTTTTCTTTCGTTTCTGTCAGCTGGTTCGTCGCGTTTGAAAAATCAGCAGCGGTTTTGGCAGCTGTTTCTTTTGCCTGCTGAAACCGCTTTTGCGCGTTCTCCCATGCTTTTTCAAGCTTTGTTTTGTGCTCATCGGTCTCAGCGATTCGCTTTTCCAGTGCCGGAAGTGTCTGAACGTCTTCCGGAATATTCCGCAATTGTTCTTTATAGACGGCATGAGCTGACTGATAATCAGACTGAAGTTTTTGATGTGTTTTATCCAGTTCCTCTTTTTGTGATTCAAGCTTCTTTAATGCTTCCTTTTCTGTTTCCTGATTTGCCTTGAGCTGGTTCAATTCTTCACGCTGTTTGTTCAGTGATGCAACTTCTTGCTTAATATTGGTACCTTTTTCAAATAACTTATCACGTACTTCCGCGGCCTTTTCAGCAGCGATGTCATATTGCCCAAGCTCCTGCTCCTTTTCCACCAGAAGCTGTGCATTGGCACTGGAATCGGTTTCTGAAGCCCGGAAGTATTTCTCTTTTTCCTCCATATCTTTTTTCAGGGAGTTAAGGTCCTCACGAGACACCATTTCAGCGTGATTGCTTGCTTTATTCGGATGTTCCGTGCTGCCGCAGACTGGACAAGACTCTCCGTCGTGCAAATGTCCGGCCAATACAACTGCCTGATTGTTCAACCAGGCTTCCTCTTTATCATTGTACGCTTGTTTGGCGGTCAAATAGGCTTTTTCCTTTTGTTTTAAATCCTGCTTGATGGCCGATTGTTTGGTTTCAAGGTCGACATACCCTTTTGCCGCCTTATACTGTTCGCTTGCTTCCATCAGGGCTTGCTGTTTATCCGGCAGTTGACTAACAGCCTGGTCAAGTTCTGCAATCTGTTTATCATGTTTCTCGACTGCTTCTGATTGTTTCCGGTGTTCGGTTTTAGCGTTTTCCAGATCTTTGGCTGACTGCCTGCCTTTTTGCGCCAGTTTTTCGAGTTCATTTTTCTTGTCATCCAGTTCTTTCACAGTCGGCAGGAAGCCTTTCAACCGTTCGAGTTCTCGCGCTGCCTCGTCGCGTTGATTTCCTTTCTTTTCTTCCTGCTGGTAAGCGTTCGTGGCTTGTTCGAGTTTTTCACGTGCTTGTTTATCTGCAGTTTCAGCATGCTGTAAGGCATCACGTTTTGTTTTTTCATCGTTCTTCCAATCCGTGACCTGCTTTTCATAAACTTCAAGATGACTTGCCCGCTCAGCGTTGGCGTGCTGTTTCTCTTTTTCCTGATAACCCGGAATCTGCTTTTCTAAGTCACTCAGTTCCGTCTTTTTCTTATCGAGGTCGGCAAATTGATTGTTCAGCATCTTTGCCTCGTTCAGTTCGGTTTGTTTTTGATCGTGTTTTTGATAGGCATCCTGATAGGCTTTGTCATCCGTCGTAATTTTTTCTGTGTAATATGCGATTTCTTTATCCAGACCGCCAATCACTTGATTGATATTGTAATAATCGCTATGGAGCACATCGAACAGTTCAGCACCTTCACGTTCCGGGAGCGCCGTATGAATACTGTTCACATGATGATCGCGTGACTGCTGCAACTGCTTAAATGCTTCATCAGCCTTACTTTTCCGGTCTCTCAAGAGCTGATTAATCTGGTTATAGCTTTCCGTCTTGAAAAGCCGCCGCAAAATTGCTTCTTTATTTTCCGTTTCAGAGGTTAATAGTTTGCGGAATTCCCCCTGCGGCAACATCACAATCTGCTTGAATTGATCTTGCGTGAGACCGATGATGGCTTCTAACTTTTTATCAATCTCAGAAACCATCTGCCGGTCAACACACGGTACTTCTCTTCCATCAACTTTCTCATAAAATTCATACCGCTCGCCGGTCTTGGATTTATTTCCTTTCTTCACATGGCCCAGCTGCCGGAGAATACGGTAGTGCCGGCCGTGTATTTCAAATTCTAACTCAATCGATGTATGTTTATCATCAGGTGCAAAATCGCTTCTGAGCATCCGGTTATCTTCTCTGTCTGATCCGCTGGCACTGCCGTAAAGCGCAAAACAGATGGCATCGAAAATGGTCGTCTTTCCTGCCCCGGTGTTGCCGGCAATGACAAACAGCTTATTGCCATTGAGCTCATTAAAATCGATTCTTTCTGTCTGTTTATAGGGTCCAAATGCTGTCATCGTCAGTTTTATTGGCCGCATCACTTATCCCCCCCTTTTCAACATTTAGTTCTTCACCGTTTCCTTGGATGGTCCGGCCTCACGTTCTTCTTTCAAGAGGTCATCCAGAACATCATTGAATATCGCTTCAGTATCTTCTGAGACGTCGTAGCCTTTCACTTCTTTATAAAAATTTCTGAACAAATCAAGATCGCTCATTTCCGTCCGCTTCGTTCGATTTGTCACTTCAGTCTCATCGGGTGATACCCTGAAATTCCCGCGCTCAACATGCATCGCATTCGGATAAACCGACCTGAGCCGCTCCATTGGCGACAAAACCGGTGCCTCGTCCAGCAGCCTGACAAATACATAGTCATCACTAACCGGATGAGTCAATAATTCATCCATTGTCGCCTCAACCGTCCGGATATCCCGTTTTGGCGTGAGTGTGCGCTTTTCAATCGATGCTTCTCCATTGGCGCCCAGCTCAACAACAGAATAGCCTTTTTGATGATGCTCTTCAGAAATGGAATATTTTAGGATAGACCCGGAATACCGGACCGTTTCAGACGTGACATGATGCGCGTGATGCAAGTGTCCGAGCGCTGTATAATCAAACGGGGCAAAATGGCGGGCATCCACATATTCCGCGCCACCGATTGACAGCGGCCGCTCCGAATCACTCGTGTTCTCTTCCTCCTCGCCAAATGGTGTGACAAACGCATGTCCTATGTACACGTGACGGGCATCCGGATCCATGTCCTGCTGAATCATTTCCGCGATTTTCCGTCCAGCGTCATTATGGCTGCGGACCGTATCGTCTTCCGTCATCGTGCGGACAACACTCGGATCACAATAAGGCACCAGGTGAAAATGAACCGGCCCATGTTCATCATAAAGCACAACCGGCTTTAATTCCTGATCAAAATGACCTGCGATGTAAAAACCATTTTGCTTCATAATATTGCTTCCAAAGTCAAGCCGGCCCGGGCTGTCATGATTTCCCGCAACGGCCAGTACAGGCGTTTTTAACTCGAGTACAATTTTACTCAGCGTTTCATCCAATAGATTGACAGCCTCAGTCGGCGGTACGGCCCGATCATATAAATCCCCGGCGATAATCACCGCATCTGGTCTCTCTTCTTCGACTGCTGCTGCGAACTGGTCCAGACAATAGCGCTGGTCATCTGTCATATAGACACCCTGAACAAGCTTCCCCAGATGCCAGTCCGCCGTATGGAATAGTTTCATCCCGCTCTCCCCTTTTTCGGCAAATTCTATTTCTCTCTATTATAATACAAAATCGGGACGTGTTGGTTTAAAAATATATGTTTGAATTGTAAACTTAAGCAACGAGCAAAACTCAAGCCGAATCGCCTGCGAGCTATAAGGAGTGTTGCTGCTCCGAAAATACTTGTGAGACGACGAGCACCGAACAAATTGTGAACTTAAGCGGGAACTATGTGAACTTGAGCCGATACCACTGCTTTTCGAGCCGATTCTGTGACAACTTAAGCGAAAAGCCGAGGAAGCGCATCACTTCCCGAGCTTGCAACGAGTGCACCAGCCAATTACATTCATCCTTCCAGCAATTGACTGAACGGCTTGAAGACCCACTGAACAAATTCGGTGGGGCCGGAGAGGTTTGGAAATATAATGAGCATAACCGCCAGCAGAAAGCCGCCTGTTGTCAGGATGATAAACGCACGCTTTTCCTTTTTCTGGTCTTCATTAATTCTCGGCCATTCATACAGCGTGATTAAGGCAGCAACAACAATAGCTAAAAACACACTCGCTATTTTCATTCGTTAATCACCTCGTCATCCGGTACCGTTGGCGGTGATGTGGATCTGCCAGGCCGCTTTATTTTAACATCACTGTTAAGTTCAACCGTTACTTCGGGAAATGTTTCCTCATTCCAGTTATCTTTCACTTTAGCCCATTGGTCAGGGTAATGACGATGAAACACCTCACCAAACTTTAGAATATCTGCCTGCATATCTTTCTGCACGTGTTCCAGGGCTGTTCGGATACGCTTTTCAATCCTGTCTTCCAATTGCTTCTCAAGCTTATTGATCGTGTCAGGGTTCCCTAGATTTAACTTTGTTTCATTTTCGACTGCATCGTCGACCGAATTAATGTTTACGGTCATCGTCCAATTTCCATTTTCAACTTTGGGAATCAGCTTTGTTTTTGAATCGAAAATATTAAATGAAATATAGCCTTCCGTACCCTCGGGCTTCACGGTGACTGCGGCATCGTTAATTTCATCCCGCAGCCATAGAATACCCCTTGTCAAACTGTCATCGAGTTGTCCGACCATTTTTCCATCTTTAAATACAGCTGTGCCACTTACACGCAATCCCTGTGTATTGGGAGGTTCCTCCTCAATTTCGAGTATCGGCAAAGCTGCGTTTTCACTTTCATCAGATGTCATCTGGACCAGATCTTTCACGTGGACACTCATACCAACCTCTAAATTAGCCAATTCCCTTGCTGTTTCAGCTGAACTTGACTCCAAATCAGGCATGACTTTAAAGAAATCTGCAGGGGCACCCTTCGTTACAAAAACATAAGACCTTAATCTTGGTTTCGGATGCCGCGACAAAAAATCAATATGTTTGCGGATTCCTTTCTCGGCCATTTTTTCACTGATAAACACAACACGGTTATGGCCGGAAAATATGTTTCGCGAAAGTTTTTCCTGCAGTTTTGACCTGGCATCAAAGGTTGTTTTGCCAATTTCCTTCTCCACAGTTGTCAGTTCTCCGGTGCCTTGCTGGCCTCCCCCGCCTCCTACTCCACTTGCCATCGAACTTGGGTTTACCAGCTGCAAGGAAAGTTCAACCTGCTCATCTTCCATTTTATGAAGGCCGAGTCCGACAACAATGGCTAAATCATTGACTTCTGTGCGATCCCAGCATCCCGCAAGAAGCAGCATCAGAAGACAGACAGGAATAATCGATAGCTGTTTCATGACGGGCATCCTCCTTTTCTTATTCGGCGTGCGTAGCTGAACGCTTCCCCAACATGATGGCAGCCGCCAGCAGCATAATCGGAATGATAGCTAAAAAAACAAGTGAGTAAAATGGAAACGTTTCGCTCAAGAATTTCTCAAGCCCCTGCAAATTGCCTGCAGACCAGTATCCCAACACCGTGATAATGAGAGCAAACGGGAATACAATCGGCTGGTAATCACTCAGCTTCAGCCATTGAGCGGTACTTAGAACTGTGGCATAGAAAAAAACCGAAATTTTAACAAATATACCACCTACCCAAATCGCCATGACGACAGACTCCATATGTTGGACAAATTCAGCTATACTGATATATCGTGCTGCTTCCATAACGGGGTATGTAAACTTGGAGGTGATCGCACCAAATACAAACATCGTTACCATATTGGTTACGACCATGGTGAACATAACAGCAATTATGGTTGTGATATTCCACTTCACAACTTTTTTCCGGCTTCTTAAAAATGGCAGCATGAAAGAAATCATAAAAAATTCTAAAAACCATCCTGCCGGAACCACTGCACCCCTTAATGAAGGCATTAAGCCCTTTTCAAAAGCGGGAAGCATATTGCCGGGATCCAGATCCGGGGTTAATAACAGAAGAATTAATATAAATAAGACCGTCACAACAGGCACAAATACCTGAGCGCTCCGGGCCATCACTTCAATTCCGCCCCTGACAGCTAAGGCACATACAAACGCCATGCTTCCAAGAATAACAATCATGGGTGTATCCTCAAGGAAATTACCCTTCACAAATTCACCATATTCCCGTAAGATAACCCCGCATAGATGGGCTAAAAAAAAGATAAACGCAAGGCCGATTACTTTCCCAAGGAATTTGCCGGCTATCGTTTCACTATATTGAATGATCGTCTGTTTCGGGAAACGCTTATTTAACTGAATCGCAATAAAAGCAGCCAGAAAGCCGGCCAGAGAAGCCCAGATCGGTGACAGCCACATATCCTGCCGTGCTTGATCTCCGGTTATCGCCGGAACGAGCAGAATCGCTGTTGCTATAATAGTCGGATAAATGAGAACAGCCATTTGCAGGGGACTAATTTTCCCTTTTTCAATCATGCTTGTTCCACCTCTTTATTCCTCACCTCTGATTGGAGAAGATTTCTGGTTATCGGATTGACGGTATTTGTTCGAGTCGCCTGTAAAATGCGGTCTTGTATTCATTTTCCACCATGGCACACGCATCAGCACATCCTTCATACCCCGCCATTGCATCGGTGCCATCGGGCTAAGATATGGCTGACCGAATGAGCGAAGTGAGACCATATGGACAATAATCACAATAATCCCCATTATGATGCCCAGCAGTCCAAGCGTTCCTGCCAAAATAATCATGGGAAAACGAAGCATCCGAACCGCAATCGATGCTGAATAGCGCGGAATGGTAAACGAAGCAACACCTGTCAATGCAACCACAATGACCATCGGAGCTGATACAATCCCTGCTGAAACCGCCGCTTCACCAATAACCAGCGCACCGACAATGCTGACCGCTGAGCCCACTTGTTTTGGCAGACGAAGCCCGGCTTCACGGAGCGCTTCAAAAGTGATTTCCATCATGAGCGCTTCCACCAGTGCAGGGAAGGGCACCTGGGCACGTGAGCCGGCAATACTGAATAACAGAGTTGTCGGAACCATCTCCTGGTGAAAGGTAAGCAGTGCGA
Protein-coding regions in this window:
- a CDS encoding exonuclease SbcCD subunit D yields the protein MKLFHTADWHLGKLVQGVYMTDDQRYCLDQFAAAVEEERPDAVIIAGDLYDRAVPPTEAVNLLDETLSKIVLELKTPVLAVAGNHDSPGRLDFGSNIMKQNGFYIAGHFDQELKPVVLYDEHGPVHFHLVPYCDPSVVRTMTEDDTVRSHNDAGRKIAEMIQQDMDPDARHVYIGHAFVTPFGEEEENTSDSERPLSIGGAEYVDARHFAPFDYTALGHLHHAHHVTSETVRYSGSILKYSISEEHHQKGYSVVELGANGEASIEKRTLTPKRDIRTVEATMDELLTHPVSDDYVFVRLLDEAPVLSPMERLRSVYPNAMHVERGNFRVSPDETEVTNRTKRTEMSDLDLFRNFYKEVKGYDVSEDTEAIFNDVLDDLLKEEREAGPSKETVKN
- a CDS encoding GerAB/ArcD/ProY family transporter → MIEKGKISPLQMAVLIYPTIIATAILLVPAITGDQARQDMWLSPIWASLAGFLAAFIAIQLNKRFPKQTIIQYSETIAGKFLGKVIGLAFIFFLAHLCGVILREYGEFVKGNFLEDTPMIVILGSMAFVCALAVRGGIEVMARSAQVFVPVVTVLFILILLLLTPDLDPGNMLPAFEKGLMPSLRGAVVPAGWFLEFFMISFMLPFLRSRKKVVKWNITTIIAVMFTMVVTNMVTMFVFGAITSKFTYPVMEAARYISIAEFVQHMESVVMAIWVGGIFVKISVFFYATVLSTAQWLKLSDYQPIVFPFALIITVLGYWSAGNLQGLEKFLSETFPFYSLVFLAIIPIMLLAAAIMLGKRSATHAE
- a CDS encoding Ger(x)C family spore germination protein — protein: MKQLSIIPVCLLMLLLAGCWDRTEVNDLAIVVGLGLHKMEDEQVELSLQLVNPSSMASGVGGGGGQQGTGELTTVEKEIGKTTFDARSKLQEKLSRNIFSGHNRVVFISEKMAEKGIRKHIDFLSRHPKPRLRSYVFVTKGAPADFFKVMPDLESSSAETARELANLEVGMSVHVKDLVQMTSDESENAALPILEIEEEPPNTQGLRVSGTAVFKDGKMVGQLDDSLTRGILWLRDEINDAAVTVKPEGTEGYISFNIFDSKTKLIPKVENGNWTMTVNINSVDDAVENETKLNLGNPDTINKLEKQLEDRIEKRIRTALEHVQKDMQADILKFGEVFHRHYPDQWAKVKDNWNEETFPEVTVELNSDVKIKRPGRSTSPPTVPDDEVINE